Proteins from one Rhizobium sp. CB3090 genomic window:
- a CDS encoding ABC transporter permease subunit has product MKTSFRDWKLLRGHAMVALQLIPLVILIIAFLILPFLSAAWQSVNGLALDFSRYGAIWNDGIYVGAILRSLQIALTTTIICIVVGFPIAYYMTALSKRCLALLSIVLLVPLFTAFLIRTYGWMVILGRRGVLNIALQNLGLIDQPLRILGTSTAVYIGLVHVLMPIGIFIMYGSMTRVDRSLVTAAQILGAHPVKAFIRVLLPMCRPAILSAAMLIFIISLGFYIAPALLGGPADTMISQLVVTQITTLLDFQSGYALGVILLIVTMLVLAIGNHFVPLEQLWAIEESEQKSPLGKNRSKGGRTSPASRVFKTALILIEDGLYFTLRRPAWLAPLLMKVALGLVVMFLLAPLAIIYVLSFSSSPFLIFPPPGFSLQWYEKFLTDPDWRSALFQSFKLGTIVASLALVTGTMASFALVRAKLPWKRVIFLLVLAPLMLPLILLALGLYLSMAKLGLLGSFPGLIIGHLLVCAPYTVVVLVPALRGLDRNIEHAASTLGAPPYLVVRKITLPLLLPAFIAAWLMAFLQSFDELLITLFLLGRQTQTLPIKMWSDIRIQLDPTLSAASSVIVTVVILCVVATQYRALLPARKTPDVSGA; this is encoded by the coding sequence TTGAAGACGTCTTTCAGAGATTGGAAGCTGCTGCGCGGCCACGCAATGGTTGCGCTCCAATTGATCCCCTTGGTGATCCTGATTATAGCCTTCTTGATCCTTCCGTTTCTAAGCGCAGCCTGGCAAAGCGTTAATGGGTTAGCGCTCGATTTCAGCCGCTATGGGGCGATTTGGAACGACGGGATTTACGTGGGTGCGATCTTGCGTAGTCTGCAGATTGCACTGACAACGACGATTATCTGTATCGTCGTCGGCTTTCCGATAGCATATTACATGACGGCACTCAGCAAGCGCTGCCTTGCGCTACTGAGTATAGTTCTGCTTGTCCCGCTCTTCACAGCCTTCCTGATCCGGACTTACGGATGGATGGTGATCCTCGGCCGGCGTGGCGTCCTCAACATCGCCTTACAGAATTTGGGACTCATCGATCAGCCGTTGCGGATACTCGGCACGAGCACAGCCGTCTACATCGGCCTGGTACACGTCCTTATGCCGATCGGCATTTTCATTATGTATGGAAGCATGACGCGTGTTGACCGTTCGCTGGTAACTGCTGCGCAGATCCTGGGAGCCCACCCCGTCAAGGCGTTTATCCGCGTTCTTCTTCCCATGTGCCGACCGGCCATTTTGTCGGCCGCTATGCTGATTTTCATCATCTCGCTTGGCTTTTATATCGCGCCTGCGCTGCTTGGCGGACCAGCAGATACGATGATTTCGCAGCTGGTGGTCACCCAAATCACAACGCTTTTGGATTTTCAGAGCGGATATGCGCTGGGCGTCATCCTACTGATTGTGACGATGCTCGTCCTTGCGATCGGAAATCATTTCGTTCCGCTCGAACAATTGTGGGCGATTGAGGAAAGCGAACAAAAATCTCCGCTCGGAAAAAACCGCAGCAAAGGCGGCCGCACATCGCCGGCATCGAGAGTGTTCAAGACAGCGCTGATCTTGATTGAAGATGGCCTATACTTCACCCTGCGCCGTCCGGCGTGGCTTGCTCCCTTGCTCATGAAGGTCGCTCTTGGCCTTGTGGTCATGTTCTTGCTCGCGCCTCTTGCCATCATTTACGTCCTGTCGTTCAGTTCTTCTCCGTTTCTCATCTTCCCGCCGCCAGGTTTTTCCCTGCAGTGGTATGAGAAATTCCTGACAGACCCCGATTGGCGCAGCGCTCTTTTCCAAAGCTTCAAGCTCGGAACGATTGTAGCATCCCTGGCATTGGTAACCGGCACCATGGCATCCTTCGCCTTGGTTAGAGCAAAGCTCCCGTGGAAGCGCGTCATTTTCCTTCTTGTTCTTGCACCCTTGATGCTGCCGCTTATCCTCCTTGCTCTTGGTCTGTATCTATCGATGGCCAAACTCGGACTGCTTGGGTCATTTCCTGGATTGATAATCGGACATTTGCTGGTTTGCGCGCCCTATACGGTCGTCGTTCTTGTTCCTGCACTCAGGGGTCTCGACCGAAATATCGAACATGCGGCATCGACCCTTGGCGCCCCGCCTTATCTGGTGGTCCGCAAGATAACGCTGCCATTACTCTTGCCGGCCTTCATCGCCGCCTGGTTGATGGCATTCCTGCAGTCCTTCGACGAGCTGCTGATAACGCTCTTTTTGCTAGGCCGGCAGACGCAAACCCTGCCAATCAAGATGTGGAGCGACATCCGAATCCAGCTTGACCCGACACTCAGCGCTGCCTCCAGCGTCATCGTGACCGTCGTCATTTTGTGCGTAGTGGCAACTCAATACCGGGCATTACTGCCTGCACGCAAA